Proteins co-encoded in one bacterium genomic window:
- a CDS encoding NAD(P)-dependent oxidoreductase: MAERLGFIGLGIMGLGMARNLMKAGHELTVWNRTTSKAEALASEGAKVADNPADLATNCDIIFVCVSDTPDVQEVLLGDSGVVHGAHSGALVVDHSTISPSATVEIAEKLAEEGVRFLDAPVSGGSEGAANGTLSIMIGGDAGDVDRAMPFLKAMGKTITHVGKTGHGQMVKAVNQILVVGHALAMSEALVFAQAGGLDLEKTLEAVAGGAAGSWMLSNRGPQILKRDWRPGFTIDLQQKDVRLALQAADDLGVPALMTGIVHDLYRVLQKEGCGSEGNHALIKALEKLSGVQVGE; the protein is encoded by the coding sequence GAACTGACCGTCTGGAATCGCACGACATCGAAAGCCGAGGCACTCGCATCGGAAGGCGCGAAAGTCGCCGATAATCCTGCTGACCTCGCCACCAATTGCGACATCATCTTCGTGTGTGTGTCGGATACGCCGGACGTTCAGGAAGTGCTTCTGGGCGACAGCGGCGTGGTGCATGGCGCACATTCCGGCGCCCTGGTTGTGGATCACAGCACCATCAGCCCCTCGGCGACCGTAGAGATCGCGGAGAAGCTGGCTGAGGAAGGCGTTCGCTTTCTGGATGCACCCGTCAGTGGCGGCAGCGAAGGGGCCGCGAACGGGACGCTGAGCATCATGATTGGCGGCGATGCCGGCGACGTCGATCGCGCCATGCCTTTCCTGAAGGCCATGGGAAAGACGATCACGCACGTTGGCAAGACAGGACACGGCCAGATGGTGAAGGCCGTGAATCAGATCCTGGTCGTCGGGCACGCGCTGGCAATGAGCGAGGCTCTCGTCTTCGCGCAGGCGGGCGGACTGGACCTGGAGAAGACGCTCGAAGCGGTGGCGGGAGGCGCGGCCGGCAGTTGGATGCTGAGCAATCGCGGTCCGCAAATCCTGAAACGCGACTGGCGCCCGGGATTCACAATCGACCTGCAGCAGAAGGATGTTCGGCTGGCGCTCCAGGCGGCGGATGATCTGGGCGTGCCAGCGCTGATGACGGGCATCGTGCACGATCTCTATCGCGTGCTGCAGAAAGAGGGCTGCGGCAGCGAGGGGAATCACGCGCTGATTAAGGCGTTGGAAAAGCTGAGCGGCGTGCAGGTCGGTGAGTAG